In Buteo buteo chromosome 16, bButBut1.hap1.1, whole genome shotgun sequence, the DNA window ACCTGCGATCCCATTCTTGCTTCAGCGAGGTTACTAGAAATGATCTTACgaccctccccaccccccccaacagaaacattttcctcttcagaCATCCCCACTCGAGCTCTTGGGATGTCAGCCCCTGCAAAAAAATAAGGTTTACAGTACAGTTGTGTTTATATTGTTACAGGCACTTAAACAGGATTCTTTGGTCCTTCAAAGGAATTAGCCACTCTGGCTTCTATCTTCAGAAACCACAAGTCTGCACACCCATAACACCTCCcgcactaaaaaaaaccccaattcaGATCCATTTCAGGGCAGCGCAGCTCTACCTTAGCGTAATTCTACAATCTCCCCTCACACACCCCCAACCCTCCCCCATTGCCTCCAGAATTCAATAAGCAATTGAGTCTTCCTGTAAACGTCCAAGTCATCTAGTTTCCATAACACTGCACTTCCCATCACAGTGTACAGCAGACAGGCCTCGTTCCAACAACCCCAGGAACAAGACACTCAAGCAAGAGTCCAGGAAGTTGCCTTTTGTTGCAGTTCTAGGAAGGtgttgtttttgtgttttgtgttttgttttttttccccccccccaccctccccactccccaaGGCAAGAAAGTACCTTGGAGGACAGACCCTGAAGTTTGTCCCGGCTCAGTTACAGGGAAGCCACGTTGGGTAAGACTGATTGCAAGGCAGGAAGGGCTGCACGTGGGTGACATAGTAGTTGAAGTTTATTTCACTGACATAAGGAGCTGGCTGGTAGTAGCAGGTAACGTTTGTGACCGTGGGGATGATGTTCTGCTCAGCCAGGACTCTCACAGCCAGCATGGCAATGAGGTTCAGGGTCTGCCTCCTTTCATGTCCCATAAGGCAGACTGTGCTCTCATTGACCACCCTGTGGAGGGTCATCAAATAGTCATATCTTTTGCTCTCCATCCCAACAAAGTGGCTCTGAAGGTAGCACTCcagcttcctctgctgctcACCGATGTCAGAGAAGTCTATGAAAAACCTGGAGCACATGTATCTCTGTAGTGCCTTCATATCCACTTCCGATTTGGGCTTAAACCCCCTCACCAAGAGGTTGCAGTATTTCAGAAGCCCCCCACCTCTGATCTCCTCTGGGTTTCTCGTGGCGATGACCCTGTTCCGGAGATGGTCCATTGCCTCCTCAAAGTCCCCGTACATGCTCTCCCCAGTGACCGTGGGGTGGAAGTTCTCAGCCATGGGGTTCTCTGAACACTCCCCAAACAGCAGAAGCGAATCCAGGATGATCTGGAAGGAGTCCACGCTGAACTCGAACTGCCGCCTGAGAGAGTCCACAAATTTGAGTTCCACGTTCTTCCCGCTGTTGTTGGAGAGCGATATGAGGCTCCAGCGGTCGGTTTCGTTGCACACCTTCACAAGCTTCTGCACATACGCCTCCTTCAGAGTCATGGGGGTGATCTTGTCTTTGTTGACACCTTCTGGGAGGAAGTCAAGAAGGCAGTCCATGACCACATCTTTAACAAGCTGGAAGACATCTTCGGTCTTCAGATCTACACCGAAGATGAGATCTAGGTCTTTGTAGCCCAAGCCACTATCTTGATGTAGAACGTGACTAGCTGCTGAGCCATTCAACCTTACATTATGGACTGcaattcctttcttctccaagcGACTACGGACAACCTGA includes these proteins:
- the TENT5B gene encoding terminal nucleotidyltransferase 5B, translating into MLPVAGPVAGPSEQRGGRFSVLTWEQVQRLDQILGEAVPIHGRGNFPTLSVRPRTIVQVVRSRLEKKGIAVHNVRLNGSAASHVLHQDSGLGYKDLDLIFGVDLKTEDVFQLVKDVVMDCLLDFLPEGVNKDKITPMTLKEAYVQKLVKVCNETDRWSLISLSNNSGKNVELKFVDSLRRQFEFSVDSFQIILDSLLLFGECSENPMAENFHPTVTGESMYGDFEEAMDHLRNRVIATRNPEEIRGGGLLKYCNLLVRGFKPKSEVDMKALQRYMCSRFFIDFSDIGEQQRKLECYLQSHFVGMESKRYDYLMTLHRVVNESTVCLMGHERRQTLNLIAMLAVRVLAEQNIIPTVTNVTCYYQPAPYVSEINFNYYVTHVQPFLPCNQSYPTWLPCN